From the Harpia harpyja isolate bHarHar1 chromosome 16, bHarHar1 primary haplotype, whole genome shotgun sequence genome, one window contains:
- the NAT10 gene encoding RNA cytidine acetyltransferase isoform X1: MQRRKVDNRIRVLIENGVAERQRALFVVVGDRGKDQVVILHHMLSKATVKARPSVLWCYKKELGFSSHRKKRMRQLQKKIKSGTLNIKDDDPFELFIAATNIRYCYYNETHKILGNTFGMCVLQDFEALTPNLLARTVETVEGGGIVVILLRTMNSLKQLYTMTMDVHSRYRTEAHQDVVGRFNERFILSLASCKNCIVIDDQLNILPISSHVANITPVPPQSQEDSLRPQDLELKELKESLQDTQPVGVLVDGCKTLDQAKAVLKFIEAISEKTLRSTVALTAARGRGKSAALGLAIAGAVAFGYSNIFVTSPSPDNLHTLFEFIFKGFDALQYQEHLDYEIVQSLNPEFNKAVVRVNVFKEHRQTIQYIHPADSVKLGQAELVVIDEAAAIPLPLVKNLLGPYLVFMASTINGYEGTGRSLSLKLIQQLRQQSAQTQVTMTAENKSTATAKLTSARTLHEVSLHESIRYAPGDPVEKWLNDLLCLDCLSITRIISGCPLPETCDLYYVNRDTLFCYHRASEVFLQRLMALYVASHYKNSPNDLQMLSDAPAHHLFCLLPPVPPTQNSLPEVLAVVQVCMEGEISRQSIMNSLSRGKKASGDLIPWTISEQFQDPDFGGLSGGRVVRIAVHPDYQGMGYGSRALTLLQMYYEGKFPCLEEKTIQKPKEIATVSSETVSLLEEVVTPRKDLPPLLLKLSERQAENLDYLGVSYGLTPRLLKFWKRAGFVPVYLRQTPNDLTGEHSCIMLKTLNEEDSEQEPWLTAFWKDFRRRFLSLLSYQFRTFSPSLALNILQNKNIKQQPQPPISRAELESVFIPYDLKRLEMYSRNMVDYHLIMDMVPTIARMFFLNQMGDITLSAAQSALFLGIGLQHKSLDQLEKEVELPSSQLMGLFNRIIRKVVQLFNTVQEKAVEEQMVATKDIVMEPTLKSLNDDLEEAAKEFQEKHKQEVGKLKEMDLTQYIIRGDDEEWEEVLSKAGQNASIVSLKSEKKRKLETARGPKQQKKFKKTKDVKQKWKK, encoded by the exons ATGCAGCGGCGGAAGGTTGACAACCGTATTCGGGTACTGATCGAGAACGGGGTGGCGGAACGGCAGCGGGCCCTCTTCGTGGTGGTCGGTGACCGCGGCAAGGACCAG GTGGTTATacttcatcacatgttgtctaaAGCAACTGTAAAGGCCAGACCGTCTGTCCTATGGTGTTACAAAAAGGAGCTGGGCTTTAGCAG ccaCCGGAAGAAGAGAATGAGACAACTACAGAAGAAGATTAAAAGTGGAACTTTAAACATAAAGGACGATGATCCTTTTGAGTTATTTATAGCAGCCACAAACATTCGCTATTGCTATTACAACGAAACTCACAAGATTCTTGGTAACACTTTTGGCATGTGTGTACTTcag gATTTTGAAGCCTTGACTCCAAACCTGCTGGCTAGAACTGTTGAAACAGTAGAAGGGGGTGGAATTGTGGTGATCCTCCTGAGAACTATGAACTCACTGAAGCAGCTTTATACAATGACCATG gaTGTACACTCTCGATATAGAACAGAGGCACACCAAGACGTGGTAGGACGGTTTAACGAGAG GTTCATTCTGTCTCTGGCCTCATGCAAGAATTGCATCGTGATTGATGATCAGCTGAATATCTTGCCCATCTCCAGCCACGTTGCAAACATCACACCTGTTCCACCACAGTCACAG GAAGATAGCCTCCGGCCGCAGGACTTGGAGCTAAAAGAACTGAAGGAGAGCTTGCAGGATACACAGCCTGTAGGAGTTTTGGTGGATGGCTGTAAAACCCTGGATCAG GCAAAAGCAGTTCTAAAATTTATTGAAGCCATATCTGAGAAGACTCTACGGAGTACTGTGGCATTAACAGCAGCCAGGGGACGTGGTAAATCTGCTGCTTTGGGATTGGCTATTGCTGGGGCAGTAGCTTTTGG ttaCTCCAATATCTTTGTCACATCTCCAAGCCCTGATAACCTTCACACTCTGTTTGAGTTCATATTTAAAGGCTTTGATGCACTGCAGTATCAG GAACATCTGGACTATGAGATTGTTCAGTCTTTAAATCCAGAGTTTAACAAGGCTGTTGTCAGAGTGAATGTGTTCAAGGAGCACAGACAGACCATTCAG TACATACACCCTGCTGATTCTGTGAAACTGGGTCAAGCTGAACTTGTTGTGATTGATGAAGCTGCTGCCATTCCTCTACCCCTGGTGAAAAACCTGCTAGGCCCTTACCTTGTTTTCATGGCTTCTACAATCAACGG gTATGAGGGTACTGGTCGATCACTATCTCTGAAGCTGATTCAGCAGCTCCGTCAGCAGAGTGCGCAAACCCAAGTCACCATGACAGCAGAGAACAAATCTACAGCTACGGCTAAACTCACCTCAG CTCGTACATTGCATGAAGTCTCCCTCCATGAATCAATCAGATATGCCCCTGGTGACCCAGTTGAAAAGTGGCTGAACGATCTGCTGTGTTTGGACTGTCTCAGCATCACCAGAATTATCTCCGGCTGCCCGCTGCCTGAGACTTGTGACCT ATACTATGTAAATAGAGACACACTTTTTTGTTACCACAGAGCATCAGAAgtttttctgcagagactgaTGGCCCTCTATGTGGCTTCACACTACAAG AACTCACCCAATGACCTCCAGATGCTATCTGATGCACCTGCCCAtcatcttttttgccttttgccaCCTGTTCCACCTACCCAGAATTCATTACCAGAAGTACTTGCTGTTGTTCAG GTGTGCATGGAGGGAGAGATCTCTCGCCAGTCTATCATGAACAGCCTTTCTAGGGGGAAGAAAGCTTCTGGTGATCTTATTCCCTGGACCATTTCAGAGCAG TTTCAAGATCCAGACTTCGGGGGCCTCTCTGGTGGGCGCGTTGTTCGTATTGCAGTTCATCCGGATTATCAGGGG ATGGGCTATGGCAGCAGAGCTCTGACTTTACTGCAGATGTACTATGAAGGTAAATTCccatgtttggaagaaaaaacaattcAAAAGCCAAAAGAAATTGCAACTGTAAGCAGTGAG acgGTTAGTTTATTAGAAGAGGTTGTGACACCTCGGAAAGACTTGCCTCCTTTACTTCTCAAACTGAGCGAGAGACAAGCTGAAAACCTAGACTATCTAGGGGTATCTTACGGCCTAACACCAAGATTACTCAA gtTTTGGAAACGTGCTGGATTTGTGCCCGTTTATCTAAGGCAGACACCA AATGACCTGACTGGTGAGCATTCGTGCATCATGCTGAAGACGCTGAATGAAGAGGACTCTGAACAGGAGCCTTGGCTTACTGCCTTCTGGAAAG ATTTTAGGAGGCgattcctttctctgctttcctacCAGTTCAGAACATTCTCTCCCTCGTTGGCATTGAATAttctacagaacaaaaatatcaaaCAGCAGCCACAACCAC CCATCAGCCGTGCTGAATTGGAATCAGTTTTCATCCCATATGACCTGAAGAGATTAGAGATGTACTCTCGCAACATGGTGGATTACCATCTCATCATGGATATGGTACCTACCATTGCCAGGATGTTTTTTCTCAACCAGATGGGTGATATAACTCTCTCTGCTGCACAGTCG GCCCTTTTTCTAGGGATTGGCCTACAGCATAAATCTCTGGACCAACTGGAAAAAGAGGTAGAACTGCCCAGCAGTCAGTTGATGGGGCTCTTCAACAGAATCATCCGCAAAGTGGTCCAG TTGTTCAACACAGTCCAGGAAAAAGCTGTGGAGGAGCAGATGGTGGCAACAAAGGATATTGTAATGGAGCCAACACTGAAATCTTTAAATGATGATTTG GAAGAAGCCGCAAAGGAATTCCAAGAAAAACACAAGCAAGAAGTGGGGAAGCTGAAGGAAATGGACCTTACACA ATATATTATCCGGGGTGACGACGAAGAATGGGAAGAAGTGCTGAGCAAAGCAGGACAGAATGCTTCCATCGTCAGTTTGAAAAG tgagaagaagagaaaattagAAACAGCAAGAGGACCcaaacaacagaagaaatttAAGAAGACTAAAGATGTAAAGCAGAAGTGGAAGAAATAA
- the NAT10 gene encoding RNA cytidine acetyltransferase isoform X3 produces the protein MQRRKVDNRIRVLIENGVAERQRALFVVVGDRGKDQVVILHHMLSKATVKARPSVLWCYKKELGFSSHRKKRMRQLQKKIKSGTLNIKDDDPFELFIAATNIRYCYYNETHKILGNTFGMCVLQDFEALTPNLLARTVETVEGGGIVVILLRTMNSLKQLYTMTMDVHSRYRTEAHQDVVGRFNERFILSLASCKNCIVIDDQLNILPISSHVANITPVPPQSQEDSLRPQDLELKELKESLQDTQPVGVLVDGCKTLDQAKAVLKFIEAISEKTLRSTVALTAARGRGKSAALGLAIAGAVAFGYSNIFVTSPSPDNLHTLFEFIFKGFDALQYQEHLDYEIVQSLNPEFNKAVVRVNVFKEHRQTIQYIHPADSVKLGQAELVVIDEAAAIPLPLVKNLLGPYLVFMASTINGYEGTGRSLSLKLIQQLRQQSAQTQVTMTAENKSTATAKLTSARTLHEVSLHESIRYAPGDPVEKWLNDLLCLDCLSITRIISGCPLPETCDLYYVNRDTLFCYHRASEVFLQRLMALYVASHYKNSPNDLQMLSDAPAHHLFCLLPPVPPTQNSLPEVLAVVQVCMEGEISRQSIMNSLSRGKKASGDLIPWTISEQFQDPDFGGLSGGRVVRIAVHPDYQGMGYGSRALTLLQMYYEGKFPCLEEKTIQKPKEIATVSSETVSLLEEVVTPRKDLPPLLLKLSERQAENLDYLGVSYGLTPRLLKFWKRAGFVPVYLRQTPNDLTGEHSCIMLKTLNEEDSEQEPWLTAFWKDFRRRFLSLLSYQFRTFSPSLALNILQNKNIKQQPQPPISRAELESVFIPYDLKRLEMYSRNMVDYHLIMDMVPTIARMFFLNQMGDITLSAAQSALFLGIGLQHKSLDQLEKEVELPSSQLMGLFNRIIRKVVQLFNTVQEKAVEEQMVATKDIVMEPTLKSLNDDLEEAAKEFQEKHKQEVGKLKEMDLTQCTLLSTLLF, from the exons ATGCAGCGGCGGAAGGTTGACAACCGTATTCGGGTACTGATCGAGAACGGGGTGGCGGAACGGCAGCGGGCCCTCTTCGTGGTGGTCGGTGACCGCGGCAAGGACCAG GTGGTTATacttcatcacatgttgtctaaAGCAACTGTAAAGGCCAGACCGTCTGTCCTATGGTGTTACAAAAAGGAGCTGGGCTTTAGCAG ccaCCGGAAGAAGAGAATGAGACAACTACAGAAGAAGATTAAAAGTGGAACTTTAAACATAAAGGACGATGATCCTTTTGAGTTATTTATAGCAGCCACAAACATTCGCTATTGCTATTACAACGAAACTCACAAGATTCTTGGTAACACTTTTGGCATGTGTGTACTTcag gATTTTGAAGCCTTGACTCCAAACCTGCTGGCTAGAACTGTTGAAACAGTAGAAGGGGGTGGAATTGTGGTGATCCTCCTGAGAACTATGAACTCACTGAAGCAGCTTTATACAATGACCATG gaTGTACACTCTCGATATAGAACAGAGGCACACCAAGACGTGGTAGGACGGTTTAACGAGAG GTTCATTCTGTCTCTGGCCTCATGCAAGAATTGCATCGTGATTGATGATCAGCTGAATATCTTGCCCATCTCCAGCCACGTTGCAAACATCACACCTGTTCCACCACAGTCACAG GAAGATAGCCTCCGGCCGCAGGACTTGGAGCTAAAAGAACTGAAGGAGAGCTTGCAGGATACACAGCCTGTAGGAGTTTTGGTGGATGGCTGTAAAACCCTGGATCAG GCAAAAGCAGTTCTAAAATTTATTGAAGCCATATCTGAGAAGACTCTACGGAGTACTGTGGCATTAACAGCAGCCAGGGGACGTGGTAAATCTGCTGCTTTGGGATTGGCTATTGCTGGGGCAGTAGCTTTTGG ttaCTCCAATATCTTTGTCACATCTCCAAGCCCTGATAACCTTCACACTCTGTTTGAGTTCATATTTAAAGGCTTTGATGCACTGCAGTATCAG GAACATCTGGACTATGAGATTGTTCAGTCTTTAAATCCAGAGTTTAACAAGGCTGTTGTCAGAGTGAATGTGTTCAAGGAGCACAGACAGACCATTCAG TACATACACCCTGCTGATTCTGTGAAACTGGGTCAAGCTGAACTTGTTGTGATTGATGAAGCTGCTGCCATTCCTCTACCCCTGGTGAAAAACCTGCTAGGCCCTTACCTTGTTTTCATGGCTTCTACAATCAACGG gTATGAGGGTACTGGTCGATCACTATCTCTGAAGCTGATTCAGCAGCTCCGTCAGCAGAGTGCGCAAACCCAAGTCACCATGACAGCAGAGAACAAATCTACAGCTACGGCTAAACTCACCTCAG CTCGTACATTGCATGAAGTCTCCCTCCATGAATCAATCAGATATGCCCCTGGTGACCCAGTTGAAAAGTGGCTGAACGATCTGCTGTGTTTGGACTGTCTCAGCATCACCAGAATTATCTCCGGCTGCCCGCTGCCTGAGACTTGTGACCT ATACTATGTAAATAGAGACACACTTTTTTGTTACCACAGAGCATCAGAAgtttttctgcagagactgaTGGCCCTCTATGTGGCTTCACACTACAAG AACTCACCCAATGACCTCCAGATGCTATCTGATGCACCTGCCCAtcatcttttttgccttttgccaCCTGTTCCACCTACCCAGAATTCATTACCAGAAGTACTTGCTGTTGTTCAG GTGTGCATGGAGGGAGAGATCTCTCGCCAGTCTATCATGAACAGCCTTTCTAGGGGGAAGAAAGCTTCTGGTGATCTTATTCCCTGGACCATTTCAGAGCAG TTTCAAGATCCAGACTTCGGGGGCCTCTCTGGTGGGCGCGTTGTTCGTATTGCAGTTCATCCGGATTATCAGGGG ATGGGCTATGGCAGCAGAGCTCTGACTTTACTGCAGATGTACTATGAAGGTAAATTCccatgtttggaagaaaaaacaattcAAAAGCCAAAAGAAATTGCAACTGTAAGCAGTGAG acgGTTAGTTTATTAGAAGAGGTTGTGACACCTCGGAAAGACTTGCCTCCTTTACTTCTCAAACTGAGCGAGAGACAAGCTGAAAACCTAGACTATCTAGGGGTATCTTACGGCCTAACACCAAGATTACTCAA gtTTTGGAAACGTGCTGGATTTGTGCCCGTTTATCTAAGGCAGACACCA AATGACCTGACTGGTGAGCATTCGTGCATCATGCTGAAGACGCTGAATGAAGAGGACTCTGAACAGGAGCCTTGGCTTACTGCCTTCTGGAAAG ATTTTAGGAGGCgattcctttctctgctttcctacCAGTTCAGAACATTCTCTCCCTCGTTGGCATTGAATAttctacagaacaaaaatatcaaaCAGCAGCCACAACCAC CCATCAGCCGTGCTGAATTGGAATCAGTTTTCATCCCATATGACCTGAAGAGATTAGAGATGTACTCTCGCAACATGGTGGATTACCATCTCATCATGGATATGGTACCTACCATTGCCAGGATGTTTTTTCTCAACCAGATGGGTGATATAACTCTCTCTGCTGCACAGTCG GCCCTTTTTCTAGGGATTGGCCTACAGCATAAATCTCTGGACCAACTGGAAAAAGAGGTAGAACTGCCCAGCAGTCAGTTGATGGGGCTCTTCAACAGAATCATCCGCAAAGTGGTCCAG TTGTTCAACACAGTCCAGGAAAAAGCTGTGGAGGAGCAGATGGTGGCAACAAAGGATATTGTAATGGAGCCAACACTGAAATCTTTAAATGATGATTTG GAAGAAGCCGCAAAGGAATTCCAAGAAAAACACAAGCAAGAAGTGGGGAAGCTGAAGGAAATGGACCTTACACA ATGTACTCTACTCAGCACTCTGCTTTTCTGA
- the NAT10 gene encoding RNA cytidine acetyltransferase isoform X2, producing the protein MQRRKVDNRIRVLIENGVAERQRALFVVVGDRGKDQVVILHHMLSKATVKARPSVLWCYKKELGFSSHRKKRMRQLQKKIKSGTLNIKDDDPFELFIAATNIRYCYYNETHKILGNTFGMCVLQDFEALTPNLLARTVETVEGGGIVVILLRTMNSLKQLYTMTMDVHSRYRTEAHQDVVGRFNERFILSLASCKNCIVIDDQLNILPISSHVANITPVPPQSQEDSLRPQDLELKELKESLQDTQPVGVLVDGCKTLDQAKAVLKFIEAISEKTLRSTVALTAARGRGKSAALGLAIAGAVAFGYSNIFVTSPSPDNLHTLFEFIFKGFDALQYQEHLDYEIVQSLNPEFNKAVVRVNVFKEHRQTIQYIHPADSVKLGQAELVVIDEAAAIPLPLVKNLLGPYLVFMASTINGYEGTGRSLSLKLIQQLRQQSAQTQVTMTAENKSTATAKLTSARTLHEVSLHESIRYAPGDPVEKWLNDLLCLDCLSITRIISGCPLPETCDLYYVNRDTLFCYHRASEVFLQRLMALYVASHYKNSPNDLQMLSDAPAHHLFCLLPPVPPTQNSLPEVLAVVQVCMEGEISRQSIMNSLSRGKKASGDLIPWTISEQFQDPDFGGLSGGRVVRIAVHPDYQGMGYGSRALTLLQMYYEGKFPCLEEKTIQKPKEIATVSSETVSLLEEVVTPRKDLPPLLLKLSERQAENLDYLGVSYGLTPRLLKFWKRAGFVPVYLRQTPNDLTGEHSCIMLKTLNEEDSEQEPWLTAFWKDFRRRFLSLLSYQFRTFSPSLALNILQNKNIKQQPQPPISRAELESVFIPYDLKRLEMYSRNMVDYHLIMDMVPTIARMFFLNQMGDITLSAAQSALFLGIGLQHKSLDQLEKEVELPSSQLMGLFNRIIRKVVQLFNTVQEKAVEEQMVATKDIVMEPTLKSLNDDLEEAAKEFQEKHKQEVGKLKEMDLTQYIIRGDDEEWEEVLSKAGQNASIVSLKRLRKKLETARGPKQQKKFKKTKDVKQKWKK; encoded by the exons ATGCAGCGGCGGAAGGTTGACAACCGTATTCGGGTACTGATCGAGAACGGGGTGGCGGAACGGCAGCGGGCCCTCTTCGTGGTGGTCGGTGACCGCGGCAAGGACCAG GTGGTTATacttcatcacatgttgtctaaAGCAACTGTAAAGGCCAGACCGTCTGTCCTATGGTGTTACAAAAAGGAGCTGGGCTTTAGCAG ccaCCGGAAGAAGAGAATGAGACAACTACAGAAGAAGATTAAAAGTGGAACTTTAAACATAAAGGACGATGATCCTTTTGAGTTATTTATAGCAGCCACAAACATTCGCTATTGCTATTACAACGAAACTCACAAGATTCTTGGTAACACTTTTGGCATGTGTGTACTTcag gATTTTGAAGCCTTGACTCCAAACCTGCTGGCTAGAACTGTTGAAACAGTAGAAGGGGGTGGAATTGTGGTGATCCTCCTGAGAACTATGAACTCACTGAAGCAGCTTTATACAATGACCATG gaTGTACACTCTCGATATAGAACAGAGGCACACCAAGACGTGGTAGGACGGTTTAACGAGAG GTTCATTCTGTCTCTGGCCTCATGCAAGAATTGCATCGTGATTGATGATCAGCTGAATATCTTGCCCATCTCCAGCCACGTTGCAAACATCACACCTGTTCCACCACAGTCACAG GAAGATAGCCTCCGGCCGCAGGACTTGGAGCTAAAAGAACTGAAGGAGAGCTTGCAGGATACACAGCCTGTAGGAGTTTTGGTGGATGGCTGTAAAACCCTGGATCAG GCAAAAGCAGTTCTAAAATTTATTGAAGCCATATCTGAGAAGACTCTACGGAGTACTGTGGCATTAACAGCAGCCAGGGGACGTGGTAAATCTGCTGCTTTGGGATTGGCTATTGCTGGGGCAGTAGCTTTTGG ttaCTCCAATATCTTTGTCACATCTCCAAGCCCTGATAACCTTCACACTCTGTTTGAGTTCATATTTAAAGGCTTTGATGCACTGCAGTATCAG GAACATCTGGACTATGAGATTGTTCAGTCTTTAAATCCAGAGTTTAACAAGGCTGTTGTCAGAGTGAATGTGTTCAAGGAGCACAGACAGACCATTCAG TACATACACCCTGCTGATTCTGTGAAACTGGGTCAAGCTGAACTTGTTGTGATTGATGAAGCTGCTGCCATTCCTCTACCCCTGGTGAAAAACCTGCTAGGCCCTTACCTTGTTTTCATGGCTTCTACAATCAACGG gTATGAGGGTACTGGTCGATCACTATCTCTGAAGCTGATTCAGCAGCTCCGTCAGCAGAGTGCGCAAACCCAAGTCACCATGACAGCAGAGAACAAATCTACAGCTACGGCTAAACTCACCTCAG CTCGTACATTGCATGAAGTCTCCCTCCATGAATCAATCAGATATGCCCCTGGTGACCCAGTTGAAAAGTGGCTGAACGATCTGCTGTGTTTGGACTGTCTCAGCATCACCAGAATTATCTCCGGCTGCCCGCTGCCTGAGACTTGTGACCT ATACTATGTAAATAGAGACACACTTTTTTGTTACCACAGAGCATCAGAAgtttttctgcagagactgaTGGCCCTCTATGTGGCTTCACACTACAAG AACTCACCCAATGACCTCCAGATGCTATCTGATGCACCTGCCCAtcatcttttttgccttttgccaCCTGTTCCACCTACCCAGAATTCATTACCAGAAGTACTTGCTGTTGTTCAG GTGTGCATGGAGGGAGAGATCTCTCGCCAGTCTATCATGAACAGCCTTTCTAGGGGGAAGAAAGCTTCTGGTGATCTTATTCCCTGGACCATTTCAGAGCAG TTTCAAGATCCAGACTTCGGGGGCCTCTCTGGTGGGCGCGTTGTTCGTATTGCAGTTCATCCGGATTATCAGGGG ATGGGCTATGGCAGCAGAGCTCTGACTTTACTGCAGATGTACTATGAAGGTAAATTCccatgtttggaagaaaaaacaattcAAAAGCCAAAAGAAATTGCAACTGTAAGCAGTGAG acgGTTAGTTTATTAGAAGAGGTTGTGACACCTCGGAAAGACTTGCCTCCTTTACTTCTCAAACTGAGCGAGAGACAAGCTGAAAACCTAGACTATCTAGGGGTATCTTACGGCCTAACACCAAGATTACTCAA gtTTTGGAAACGTGCTGGATTTGTGCCCGTTTATCTAAGGCAGACACCA AATGACCTGACTGGTGAGCATTCGTGCATCATGCTGAAGACGCTGAATGAAGAGGACTCTGAACAGGAGCCTTGGCTTACTGCCTTCTGGAAAG ATTTTAGGAGGCgattcctttctctgctttcctacCAGTTCAGAACATTCTCTCCCTCGTTGGCATTGAATAttctacagaacaaaaatatcaaaCAGCAGCCACAACCAC CCATCAGCCGTGCTGAATTGGAATCAGTTTTCATCCCATATGACCTGAAGAGATTAGAGATGTACTCTCGCAACATGGTGGATTACCATCTCATCATGGATATGGTACCTACCATTGCCAGGATGTTTTTTCTCAACCAGATGGGTGATATAACTCTCTCTGCTGCACAGTCG GCCCTTTTTCTAGGGATTGGCCTACAGCATAAATCTCTGGACCAACTGGAAAAAGAGGTAGAACTGCCCAGCAGTCAGTTGATGGGGCTCTTCAACAGAATCATCCGCAAAGTGGTCCAG TTGTTCAACACAGTCCAGGAAAAAGCTGTGGAGGAGCAGATGGTGGCAACAAAGGATATTGTAATGGAGCCAACACTGAAATCTTTAAATGATGATTTG GAAGAAGCCGCAAAGGAATTCCAAGAAAAACACAAGCAAGAAGTGGGGAAGCTGAAGGAAATGGACCTTACACA ATATATTATCCGGGGTGACGACGAAGAATGGGAAGAAGTGCTGAGCAAAGCAGGACAGAATGCTTCCATCGTCAGTTTGAAAAGGTTAAGGAA aaaattagAAACAGCAAGAGGACCcaaacaacagaagaaatttAAGAAGACTAAAGATGTAAAGCAGAAGTGGAAGAAATAA